A single window of Oncorhynchus clarkii lewisi isolate Uvic-CL-2024 chromosome 10, UVic_Ocla_1.0, whole genome shotgun sequence DNA harbors:
- the LOC139419576 gene encoding protein cornichon homolog 2-like, producing the protein MLTLVLCAALIFFVIWQIIAFDELRTDFKNPIDQSNPTRARERILNIERICNLLRKLVVPEYSIHGLFCLMFMCAGEWVTLGLNIPLLFYHLWRFFHRPADGSEVMYDPVSVMNSDILNYCQKESWCKLGFYLLSFFYYLYSMVYALVSF; encoded by the exons ATGCTCACCTTAGTGCTGTGTGCTGCACTCATCTTCTTCGTCATCTGGCAG ATTATTGCGTTTGACGAGCTGCGCACAGACTTCAAGAACCCAATCGATCAGAGCAACCCCACCAGAGCG AGGGAAAGAATTCTGAATATTGAAAGAATCTGCAACTTGCTGCGGAAG CTGGTGGTGCCAGAATACTCCATCCATGGGCTGTTCTGCCTGATGTTCATGTGTGCTGGAGAGTGGGTCACCCTGGGCCTAAACATCCCCCTGCTCTTCTACCATCTTTGGAG GTTTTTCCATCGGCCAGCAGATGGGTCAGAGGTCATGTATGATCCTGTCAGTGTGATGAATTCTGACATCCTGAACTACTGTCAGAAGGAGTCTTGGTGTAAGCTGGGCTTCTACCTGCTCTCCTTCTTCTACTACCTGTACAG TATGGTCTATGCCTTGGTGAGTTTCTAA
- the LOC139419577 gene encoding large ribosomal subunit protein mL49 gives MSLPFIHRSAMLCRRFRASLNLYDHTTRIPNTTIGLRTLCSSVGEANTGILQSTEEYKFVERLIPPSRVPIPPKHDGPSPSGWTPPSEVPPALPYMIRRSRMHNVPVYTDLTHGSRKTTLVRKVEGDIWALEKDVKEYLQQLTGKALPTQVNEVTMTLRVKGHFDTELKEWLVEKGF, from the exons ATGTCGCTTCCCTTCATACACAGATCCGCAATGTTATGCAGAAGATTTAGGGCAAGTTTAAATCTTTACGATCACACGACAAGGATTCCAAATACTACGATAGGGTTACGA ACATTGTGTAGCTCAGTTGGAGAAGCAAATACTGGGATATTACAATCTACAGAAGAATACAAATTTGTGGAACGACTGATCCCACCTTCACGAGTGCCCATTCCCCCTAAACATGACGGCCCTTCCCCATCTGGCTGGACTCCTCCATCAG AGGTACCTCCTGCTTTGCCGTACATGATCCGTCGCTCCCGAATGCACAATGTTCCTGTCTACACAGACCTCACCCATGGCAGCCGCAAGACAACCCTTGTACGCAAGGTTGAAGGGGACATCTGG GCTCTTGAGAAGGATGTTAAGGAGTACCTGCAACAGCTTACTGGCAAAGCCCTGCCAACACAGGTCAATGAGGTGACCATGACACTTCGGGTCAAAGGTCACTTTGATACAGAGCTGAAGGAGTGGCTGGTGGAGAAAGGATTCTAA